In Streptomyces sp. HUAS ZL42, the DNA window GGTATCGCTGTTCCTGGGGAAGCAGTCGTGTCGCGGAGTCCAGATCGCCGCGATTGACGAGTGTGCGGATTTCTCGGGCCAGTGGAGTCACGTCGCTGATGGACACGGTCCAATCGTCCGCGTAGCGCGACGATGCCTCGCCCGTGAGTCCGAGTTGCAGCGAGCGGTGCGGCAGGGGACGCAGGTTCAGGTCGCGTTCGGGGTCCCACTGGACACGGGCCGGTGCGCGCTTGAGTTCACGCTGCCAGGTGCCGCGATCGGGATGCAGGCCGCGAACGTAGCTCGACAGGCAGGCGTGGCGCAGCGCCCAGTCGAAGCCGACGCGAGTGATCTCGATGGCAAGAACGGTCTCCTGCCCGGCACCGGTCCCCCAGTTGGAGCGGTACATCATCCACAGGAAGCTGGGTTTAATCCACGTCATGCGACTCCGCAGCCACGTGGAGGGAAAGCGGCCGTCGCGGACAGCGGGCACTCCAATTTCAGGGGCGTAGGCCTGGTAGACGGTGATCGTGGATGCCGTGTGGAGCGCGCGGATCCC includes these proteins:
- a CDS encoding DUF4291 domain-containing protein translates to MEEPHRGIRALHTASTITVYQAYAPEIGVPAVRDGRFPSTWLRSRMTWIKPSFLWMMYRSNWGTGAGQETVLAIEITRVGFDWALRHACLSSYVRGLHPDRGTWQRELKRAPARVQWDPERDLNLRPLPHRSLQLGLTGEASSRYADDWTVSISDVTPLAREIRTLVNRGDLDSATRLLPQEQRYPAGDELLAHLRH